GAGGCGCCCGGCCCCGCGCAGGAACCGCGACTCGCCTCCGGGGACAGGGAAAGGAGGCTCCGTCAGAGAGGCTGCCAGCCAGGGCTGACATATTTGTAGAGGAAGAAAGCAGTTCACCGGTCTTCGCGTACCTGGGATTTCCTTTGCTTTCTTCGTGATCATGCTTCACCTTTAGAGCTTGTGTTTCTGAGGGCCTCACATAAAATAGTCAAATGATACTACTGTTTCtgttggaagcatttacttcACACATCTCAGCCTCCCACCATCCTGCCtgtgtaatatttatttatttagagcgtTTGCTCCCCGCtcctcagccaaaaaggctcctcgcatggttttgttgttgttgtttagtcgtttagtcgtgtccgactcttcgtgaccccctggaccagagcacgccaggcactcctgtctcccactgcctcccgcagtttggtcaaactcatgctggtaaccttgaaaacactgtccaaccatctcgtcctctgtcgcccccttctccttgtgccctccatctttcccaacatcagggtcttttccagggagtcttctcttctcatgaggtggccaaagtactggagcctcagcttcaggatctgtccttccagtgagcactcagggctgatttccttaagaatggagaggtttgatcttcttgcagtccatgggactctcaagagtctcctccagcaccagaattcaaaagcataaattcttcggcgatcagccttcttgatggtccagctctcacagtCAAAGAACAAGACAGTTCCTATCTGTAGACTTAATCTCAAAAAGCAAAAAGACACAAGAGAAAAGGATCGGCGAGGGAAGAGGAAATGCAGCAGAGAACTCAGGCACCAGTTTCTAAAGAGCTGCTCCCATCATGACCAGCTGGCCCAGTTCAAGCGGCAGGAGGTGCCCGAGGGAGCTGGGCCTCTAGCAAAGCGGGTGACACAAGCCCTGCTTCCTGCCTCTTCCGCTAAGGCAGCTGGGTGCCATAGCTGCCCCTGGGTGACAGCTGAGAGGAGACCTGCTGGGGCTGGGCTGTCACTCTCAGCTCTCCCACTGCTGTGGTGTGTCATGAGCTAGTACCTTGAGATGCTGTTCCTCCTGTTTGTAGCAACTTTGTGgaggcttttttctttctccattttggctttatttcaGTTTAATAAATATAGACACGGTGTAATATATCGTGTATTGTTCATCTGAGGTTTGTATTTACCTGTTTTAAAGATCTGTTAAGGAACAGATGATTGTTGTTATGTCCtgatatgtaaaaccacagaattcaaagaggttGTACTTTCTTTTCTCCATGACTATACCTCTTGTGCAGGCTGTTGAGTAAGTGTTATGCAGATCTCAAGCAGTCAGTCCCTTAGTACAGTTCTGGGAAATTGGTAGACTGAAGTAAAATGTGTTAGCCTTGGTCACAAACTTTGAAGTATAATTTATGTTCTTAATATCAGAGTTGCTGTTTTCTATGTGGCTGTATCTTTTTATTAATTACAATACCTGTGTGGCTTTTGGTGGTTCTTTTTCCCCTTGATGAATTTTTTGCAATATAAACAGACCCAATACAATGGGACCTATGTAGTAAGCATATCATAAATATAGATTACATAGCTGCTGCTAAAAGCTGTAAATGAAAGTGGCAACCAAAATGTTTTCTTTGCCTGTGTGATTTCTTTCTGTTGTATTCTGATACCAGTCAGCGCATGGGTAACCAGCATGGTGCTatatagatgttgctggactccagttcccaacaGTCCTGTctgtgggccatgctggctggactgTGGtgcccagggctgatgggagttggagtccaacaggctCTGGATGGCACCATGTTAGCCATCCCCAGTAATATGGAGTGGGAGCTCTTCAGGTGATTTGTTTTCCCACTGAATATATGCCATTTCATTAATAGGAATGGGGCTTATTATGTCTGTTCCTGTTTAGTGCTCATGGCTCTTTTCACACTGGTTCTCTTTGTGCCAATTCTTGGCCCACTTTAGCAGTGCAGGCTCAACCATGAACTCAACAATGCTGTTGGGCTTTAGTTGAAAATGTTGTGaccagtggtttttaaaaaaaaactttattcacaatagccaacggccatagcaacataaaacaagcaatatatacaattaaaaagacaacaatgggtaaaaagggcaatcaaatgaccaagattattGTTCAGAtagaggctcttaatctcattgcaccctcaATAAAcccagcaacctttgctgtttgATCATTtagatctgataaaagaaagaacaatataGCTGCAGATTAgcggcctgggatggtaagtaagagtagggtgatgatctcattcctcagatctttataaaggggacaggacagtgttcaaaattagccaggtgccaggcatATTTTGCACCTGATGATCAGCCACTTGTGACCAGGAGAAGctgcctgggcaccaggatggtgcctgacatctccaccatctggagctgCATGCCTGTGGATCATTGGATCTTGACAGTTTTCATaaactaataccacatcctgtagaattctatccattatattttatctgcacaatcagaatgaatttcaggaaccaaaatgcttgagcaggagcagtgaacaatgtTATACAGTAGTTAATTGatgtagcttgtcttcacttaccccactgccctgctcataGTTGTGAAGAATAGACTTGCGTTATGAAACAGAGGCTGGAATAGGCtgatatatatgtggactgtccctgcatcaagtgtcttttcttttttaagttttcAAAGTTCTTACCCTAACTCAagattgtcatctgaactagccataTGTTTAATGGAGTtgtcttgcccccaaatggcaactagacctTATGTTtcggtttaaggagccatttaaggagtcccttacctttcccgccctgacctggccacagtgatccatgcgacggtcatctccagacttgactactgtaattcgctctacgtggggctgcccttgaagctgtcccagaaactccagtgggtgcagaatgctgcagcgaggctcctcatggggtctctgccatgggagcatattcatccagtgcttttccagctgcactggctcccggtggagtacagggtcaggtttaaggtgctggttttgacctttaaagtccttcacggcctaggaccctcgtacctgcgggaccgcctctcccggtatgcacCACGGAGGACTTTAAgttccataaatagcaacaccctagaggtcccgggccctaaggaagtcagattagcctcaaccagagtcagggccttttcaacactggctccagcctggtggaacgctctgcctcatgagaccagggccctgcaggatctgatttctttccgcagggcctgtaagacagagttgttctgcctggcctttggcttggagccaatttgattccttccccctctttcttttttcttttacctttctcctcctgtgatgaggctgcattttaatattttaatgtttcaatattttaatgtattttaatcttgtttttaagttgtattcattcaacttgtttttattattgcttgttagccgccttggctggggagggcggggtataaataaaaattattattattattattattattattattattattattatttggcacctagcttatatatctggcTTTCTAACACTGGTTGTGACTTATTTAGACTCTAAAGCAGATAATCTGCCCCCAGGCACACAGTGACAGAAAAGAATGGCATTCTAAaacatattcatagaatcatagaattggatgggaccccaagtgtcatctagtccagccccctacaaggcaggaatctcggctaaggcatccatgactgatggccatgcaccttctacttaaaaacctccaatgaaagagagttcacaacctcccatgggagtctgttccactgtcaaacagctcttaccgacagaaagtttttccagctgtttagttggaatcttttcttgtaacttgaagccattggttcgggtcagaccctccagagcaggagaaaacaagctggctccatgtgacagcccctgggatatttgaagacagctatcatatcttctctcagtctcctctcttccaggctaagcatacccagctccttcaaccattccttataAGGCTCGGTTttcagactcttgatcatcttggttgctctcctctgcacacattccatcttgtcaatatccttcttaaattgtagtgtcCTGAATtggtggtctgaccaaggcagaatagagcagtactattacttcccttgatcttgtCACTAGACTTCTATtgaatgcagcctagaatagtattagatcgttttttgctgctgcattatactgttgactcatgttaagcttattTCTGTCTTGTATATTCTAAAATATGATTTGCAATTACTTTAAGATTGTTAATGTCTCCTCAACATAATAagcagtactgtggtacctcgggttcagaacttaattcgttctggaggtccattcttaacctgaaactgttcttaacttgaagcacgaCTTTAGTTGCCACCGCAccaccaccgtgcaatttctgttctcatcctgaagcaaagttcttaacccgaggtaccgtttctgggttagcagcgtctgtaacctgaagcgtctgtaacccgaggtaccactgtattgctttgccatttttctctctgtttgatatatttcattattattcACATACCCCCCCATCCCCTTCATCTCAACCAGAGGGTGAAGCTGCTGTTTATCCCTTGGCTGTGTCACTGTAAAAAGATCGCGTTTTGGTTGTTTATATAGTAAAGTATGTAAACTGTAAACAAATGAAGACTTGTTAAACTGAAAGTCGTGTTCCTATTTTCCTAGGTATTCAGTGGAAGACAAGGTTTGTTTCCTAGCTATGTGTTCCAAGTGCAGCAACGAAGGAGCTTGTCGCTGCATGAATACTTAAGTATGGAACTATTAAAAGAAGCTGGCATTTCTGTTCCATATGGATTGGTTGCAAAGACGCCAGAGGAAGCTTACAACATTGCAAAAGAAATAGGTATAGAACTGAAGTCTATAGATGtagtaaatgttttctttttgttgtttttccccagGTAATGCTCCATGCACAAAGTTTTAGAGGCTTAGTAGGTAGTGGTAAAACTGCTTATATTTTTCAAATTCTTGCTTCTTTCTCAATTTCTGAGATCCTACAAAATCACTGTAGGAGAGAGAATACCATTCAGAGATTTGTCAACTGTGAAGTACTTAGATGTACTTTTTGACATTAGTTATGTTACTGACACTTTCCAAAACCCAATTGTATATACTACTAGTCATGCTAATTTATAGCCTGTTCTTCTGCTGCATTGCAAGGCTCcctgaattaaaagaaaatagcATTCTGTCCTCCTTGCTTTGGGGCTATCCCTTGTTCCCTCAGGTCAGGGCTTCCAGAGGCCTACTTGGGGATGCCACATCCTTCAAACACTGTAATATCCTCTACTTCTGATACCATGACCCAGGGTGAAATTATTCTTGTACTTCAGTACAAGAGTTTTGTTTAGGCCCAACATGCTGTCAAAGGCCCCTGTCTTGGCTACTGCAAAGAAGCTTTTCAATCTCTTTTCTAAAATCTAGATCTGCCTAGGTTAAAAAAACCTTCAAATAGTATTTGTACATTATTTAATTTGAAACAATTCTTGTCTACCCTCCTTCTATTCCAGGTACAAAGGACCTTGTTGTAAAGGCACAAGTTTTAGCTGGTGGTAGAGGGAAAggaacctttgaaggtggcctTAAAGGAGGAGTGAAAATAGTATTTTCGTAAGTTGAGCTTCTAATTAATTAACACAGAAAGCAAAAACATTAGTAGCCCAGGGGCATTTACTATGCATAACTATTTACTAGAATTGTTTCAGTATTTGTATTTTTAGAATGCTTGAAATATTACTTAAACTTCAGCAACTTCATTTtgggacttttatttttttttggtatAGTAGATTAGATAACATGGATCTTAGGGTGATCTAGTATTTTGTGAATACTATTTTTATCTTATTAGGGGACAGGTCACCCTACAACTATGAAAAAGAGGCCTGTTTGCCTTTAGAGTGGCAATTTTAAGAAGAAATGTTTGTGGGGATAATAAAttaaattctttggggaagcaaaCTCTGACAGAATAAtactttaataattattttaattgtgtaatatattttattctgtttaatgtattttattctgtttaatgtgttttgttttgttttgtgatggCTTTGgctacacaaataaataatattaaaaaataatatttatttattagtccAGAAGAAGCAAGAGAGATTTCCTCCAAAATGATTGGGAAAAAACTGTATACAAAGCAGACAGGAGAAAAGGGCAGAATATGCAATCAAGTGTTTATCTGTGAGCGCAGATATCCCAGGAGAGAGTACTATTTTGCAATAACCATGGAAAGATCATTTCAGGTGAGTAGTCTATTTTGAGGAGAAATGCTTTTTacgccagtacgtttccgagcacaattcaaagcattggtactgacctttaaagccctaaacggcctcggtccagtatatctgaaggaacgtctccacccgcATTGTTCACCCCGGACAGTGAGatgcagcgccgagggccttctggcagttccctccctgcgagaagtcaagttacagggaaccaggcacagggccttctcggtagcggcacccgccctgtggaacgccctcccaccagatgtcaaagagaacaaccaccagacttttagaagacatctgaaggcagccctatttagggaaacttttaatgtttgatgcattacagtattttaatattttgttggaagccgcccagagtgggcggggtataaataaattaataataataataataataataataataataattaataattatagaGTTTAATGTTTTTGGTTGGGATAAAGACTTTTAAGCTGTCTTCAGAAGGATAGTTAGTAGAGCAAAACATGgattatacagtcaaacctctgttcctgaacagctctgttttggaacgtttaggctcccgaatgccaaaaacccagaagtcagtgctctggttttcgaatgtttttcagaagctgaatgtctgacgcggcttccaattgagtgcaggaagctcttgtgATCAATCTGAAGTCgtgcctcagttgttgaacatttAGGAAGCCGAAGGGGCTTCTGGTACGgtttacgttcgacaaccgaggtttaaCTGTAGTACCCTAGTTCTCAATCTGGGCaaaatcttttgtttttgtttttctagtatgtattaaaaaaacaacattctgCTATCAAACATTGTCAGTGTTATTTACTATAGTATGAAACAATTAGGTGCCTCATAGGACATATGAATTGTAAGGTGCTCAGGTGTTTGTTAATGTAAGGTTTTGATTAGATATCTGAGCATGTGAGTTTTTTAGAGGTTTTCCTTTTCTGCAGTAGCCTTTAGTAAATCCCCAAATAGCTTCTTACCTGTATAAGTTTAGTAAACAGGCGAGAGTCCTTTCAAGAGAAATACCATGCATGCGTCTGTGACAAGTTCTACAGCAGCCTTTTGGAGTCCTCTTGAGGACAGCAGCTGAAAAGGGCCTTTCCTAGAAAATACTGGGTGCATTTTAAACCATCATCTTTTCTTTTGTGCTTAACAAGAGTGTAAATAAGAGCACAGCTTTAGGGACATGAATAAGATTTTAAAATACTTAGACTTGAATACAGTTTTTCATTTTATAGCCTACCCTGGCAGAAATGGAGCCAGGCTGGATTATGAGTTGTAACAAATTTGGGGGGGCTAACTGGCTGTGGTAGTGGAGAGCAGGAGAGGGGTTCTTCTTTGGCTTGGATTAAAATCATTTTTGCATAAAATGAAAACTACAGAATCTGTTTCAAATTCTTATCTTACGCACTGCATGTTGGTACTAAACCTCCAATGTCTTTGGTTGTCTTCCAAGAATGAATtgataaaaacataaaatgctTTAGGAGTTTCCCAAAGTGCTGATCACGACTAATTTCTTCTAAAAATATACTGATTCCTACTGGGGATAGTGGTGCCCACTTTTTTTAGTAGCTTGCTTCGCTGGCCAGTCGTGGGGGGGGGATATTAGATTTACGTTCTACTCTGCCTTTCTCTGAAAGTTCACAAGCACATAAATAAGAATTTCTCGCGCGAATGATATAACCACCTTTCCCAACCACATTCATTGGAATATTTTCAGACAGCTGGTTTTTAGAAGGTAGTTAAGATATGATAGCAAGAAAGACTCGAGTCTCCAGGACTGAATTAGGGGCCTGTAAATTTCCAGCTGTCACACCTATAGTTTTTTTATTGACTAATTGATAACCTTTACCTTTCAGTCAACCGGCACTCAAATAGCTGGTTGGCAACCAGGCTATCGTAAATGAGTTATTCTGTGTTTCTGGGTTTTTCTAGGCATATAACTGAACACTCAGTTTCTATGTAGTATCTAATGGTATATTTTTCATATTTAACCCACAAGTGTGTTACAAAATTACTTTAATATTTTGGGGATTGTAAAAAGACCTTGTTGAAAAGTCTTTCTCTTTTTAGGGTCCTGTACTCATTGGCAGTTCTCAGGGTGGTGTCAATATTGAAGATGTTGCTGCAGAGAATCCTGATGCCATAGCTAAGGAACCAGTTGACATTGTAGAAGGCATTCAAAAGGAGCAGGCCATCAGGGTACTGAAATATGCATTGTTTGTTCAGCGACAGCTTCTCTATAACCTGTACACATATGCTCTGTTTAACTAAAAGATATAACAATGGATCTTCAGATTCTTTAATGGTTTGGATTTAGAGTTGTGCAGAGAAAAACCCCGTGGGGTGAATGCAGCTGCGAGTAGAAATAGGTGAGGAGGATATTTTTGCTCATTCCTCCTCTACTCCCCCCACCTTGCTCCAGCAGCCTCCTGTGCCCCCAAACATTTGTTCCATAGAGTtttcaccaggcaaaaacattcctcttcaaccagcccCTGGTTTTTATGATCTAGGACCTTTTAGAGGGGGTGagattttttaatgtgtttttgttcttcttacctgattttaatttaagttgttttgggttgcCTGTGgcaaaaagcaactaataaaactaataaaataaaaaaaaacaatctaGTCTGactccttgcagtgcaggaatctcaactgaagcattgATGATATGCTAATCTTTTCTGTATTGTTCCAATTTTAGCATATATGCTGCTGGAGCAagcacaactaaagcatccatgacagttggtcatccaacttctgcttaaaagcttccTGTGAAAGAGAATCCACCagtttccaagggagtccattccactctcaaacatcttttactgtcaaaaagttcttcctgatgtttagttggaatctccttttgtAACACAAATCCATTTGTTCAGGTCCAACTCTGGAGcgggaggaaacaagcttgctccatcttacatctgacagccctttagataaatgaggatggctgtcatatctcctctcagtctcctctttcccaggataAACATCCCCAGCTTCCTGAGccattccttataaggcttgatttccaggcccttggtcatcttggttgccctcctctgcacatggtcCGACTTGTCAGTATccttaaactgtggcacccagaactggacacaggactccaggtggagtCTAACCAAGGCCAAATAGAGCaggactattatttcccttgaaaaAGCAAGACAACAGCAGCCatatagtacagtacagtacagtaatggtattatgttaattatattccctgCCTTTTCTCCTGACAGAAACTCAGGGTGGTGTTAGtgttaattctatcaatgtttattttatgttttatttttttaaatgattgggTTTCCTATGTTTTTGTGGTTCTTATTCTTCTCTGTAAGCCagcttgagtccctgtcagggagaaAGGTTGGGCATAAATAGATATAttataatcaacaacaacaacaacaacagattaacCTGCACCAGGAGTGGGTCTAATTCTACCTGTGGATGATTCCATCTTGCCCACAGAACCTCTCGGCCTTGGCTTTGCTCCGTCCACCGTGTTGACTTCAGGGAGAAGCTTTTTTCCCCTTGTGGCTAGCAGGGAAATACAGCTAATTGTAGGAATGGAGACCCAGTCTTGGTGGAGGGGCAGGAGGGTTCTTTATAACTCTTTGCTCCCTACTATGGTTCAaatcaccccaccccccacaatccCTGCAGTCTGTCTTCCTGTTTGCTTCAATAGGAACATTTTATTCCAATAGCAATAGCAGACTTAGAGTCTGAGGAATGCTTGTGTCTGGATCTTTGTAGCTGGGGGAAAAGTTAAAGCCCTCCCTCCATTCCTTGATGCCATAATCTAGATCTGAATCTTCCACCTCCCCAAAAGAGTTAGTGAATGGATGAACAGAGGATGGTTGTGTGTAGGTGAGAGAGCTAGCAGAGTGGCTCACTTGGGGAGGGGGatgtttccccatctctggctTATATGTAAGAATGAAATGTGCTCATTCTTTCTGAGTTTTCTTGTTTTTCATTTACCATAAAGGTTccttctgtgtttttgttttccaattcCAGCTGGCCAAGAAAATGGGGTTTCCTGCTAATTTGGTAAACGAAGCAGCTGATAATATGATTAAGATTTACAACCTCTTCATTAAATTTGATGCCACTATGGTAGAAATTAACCCCATGGTTGAAGATTCTACAGGGATTGGTAAAGTACTTTCTCTTGGAATTGTTTCACTTTGAAAACTTAATTGTGGAATTTATTAACTTAATTACAGAATAGGATATCTGAGTTTTTGCTCATGTTTTATTAagaggatttaaaaacaaaaaaaacgcCCAACTAGATTTACCTGTTTAAGATGTGTTTGGGCATTGTCCAAACGCGATCTTATGCCTTAAATAGCTCTACAAACTGCAGCGAGAAGACATTTTTAGGACTCTCAGTTACATGTACCGTGACAAGATTCAGGAATTTGGTCAGTGTATCCCTTAAATGTGCTCAATCtgattcctttctctctcttttttgggggggcgggcgggtggcTCTTCCGAGTTAAATCAGTTTGCCTTTCCCATTTGTACCCTTTGTGCAGGAGCCTCTTCTATGCACACCATTTTCTCTGACTTTCTTGTGTATGTTCTTGGCTTTGGGAAGAAATATCGTAACTTTGATGGTCTATACATGTAGCAGGATGAGGTGAAAGAGTGTAGTGCAGCACTTCAGGTTCCAGATGGGGGAATGCCACTCCTGAATTTGACTGCTGTAAAAAGTTCCCTGCATGTACAAAACCAGCATAGCAGGCAGGAAACATATTATTACACATCAGAGAGCATGCAAGGCTTGTTTTCTGCTTTCAGGGAATTTGCATGTTATGGGACATTTAGAAATACAATATCTTCTTCATGTTAAACTGGCTCAGGACTCTGCTACCTTAATCTGCACTGTGTTTAGACTAGCCCACATAGATAACTTGGGAAGTTACTGTTCTTAGCATTAAGGGGTCTAAACAcaacttgtttgtttttccaagtgatgtgtatGGACGCAAAGATAAATTTTGATAGCAATTCGGCTTATCGTCAGCAGAAAATATTCGGCCTGCAGGACTGGACCCAGGAAGACCAGCGAGACAGAGATGCAGCCAAAGCAGATCTCAATTATATAGGATTAGATGGAAGCATCGGATGTCTTGGTATGTTGGGCACGGTGAATGCTGAATATGGGAACTAAAGATGCAGCAATGCCTGCAATAgttactgttttctttttctgccccTCTTTCAGTGAATGGAGCTGGTCTTGCAATGGCCACTATGGATATAATTAAACTTCACGGAGGTACCCCAGCAAATTTTCTTGATGTTGGAGGTGGTGCTACAGTGCAACAAGTAACAGAGGCCTTTAAACTGATTACATCAGATAAAAAGGTAAGAACACAGTTGCTGTTTAGAGTTCTCTGTTTAACCTGATGTTTAGTTAATCAAGTATTGCTGCTGGTCAGAAATGCAGGTTACTGTTTCTCCTATGAGCAGGCATCTTCTTTCAAGGAACAACCTGACCTCTAAGCACAGTCCTGTGCTAGTTCCGTTGATGAAATCTATAGTGTAAGTTAAAACTGCATGGTAACTTGAGCTTTAAAAAACTTTAGTATTTTTTTCAGGTTTCATTAATTTGGACTTTAGGTGGAAATAAGACTTAGCtgaaaccgtgtgtgtgtgtgtgtgtgtgtgtgtgtgtgtgtgtgtgtatctatatatattatAGATATCTATATATATACCTTCCACGGGAAGGAAGCTATCTTCTACAGGGATTAAATCACCATCTAACTCACGCCTCCCCTCTTGTCTGTTCACCATTCCCATCTAGATTCATATCTCATTCAAATTCCTACTCTTAGGGATTTGAGGCACACTGCCTGATCTCATTGGCTGTAGTAGCAGGTGGTAGAAGCTAGCCAGGGATATAGGAACCTCTCCTTGAGCTAGAGGGTAAATTAACTcaaactgtgggttaaaccacagagcctaggacttgccgatcagaaggtcagcggttcaaatccctgtgacagggtgagctcccattgctcggtccctgctcctgccaacctagcagctcgaaagtacatcaaagtgcaagtagataaataggtagcgctcctgcgggaaggtaaacggcgtttccgtgcgctgctctggtttgccagaagcggtttagtcatgctggccacatgacctggaagctgtacaccggctcccttggccaataaagcgagatgagcgccgcaaccccagagtcggccacgactggacctaatggtccggggtcccgttacctttactttaccaaaTAGATATGCAGCTAAAAAGGCAGCAATGGTGTGTGCCAATGATTGTCGCATGTGCAGCTGCTGCCTGTTGGACAGAAGTGATGGACAGAAGTGATGGATGTGTGCTTGGTGCAACGAGCTCCTGCCCCTTAGGGAATGAGTTAGAGGAAAAAGCAGtaagaggtggcatgatagaGGTGTTTGGAATTTGCCATAGTCTGGAGAAAGTTGATagagaaaaaaactttttctccctctctcataatacttgaCTGAGGGACATTCAGtgaaactgaatgctggaagattcagaacagatataAGTAAGTGctttacacagtgcatagttaaactatgaaatttgctcccacaagagataGTGGTGGGCAGAAATTTCAGCGGCTTTAAAATGAGGACTAGACAAATTTATGGCTGTCAATGGCAGTAGGCTGACAAACAGAGGAGAATGCCATCATGTCCAAACACCATGCAGTTGCCTGAAAACAGGCAATTGAATTGCACCCTCTCTCTTTAAAACCCTTTAAAACATCTTTGGGATACGAAAACTGTAATGagagccctccctccctctccatctgCTGGCGAAGATCTACCATCTGAAAATCTGTGAATACCACTTTGTTGAGGAGATAATACCCACAA
The nucleotide sequence above comes from Podarcis raffonei isolate rPodRaf1 chromosome 1, rPodRaf1.pri, whole genome shotgun sequence. Encoded proteins:
- the SUCLA2 gene encoding succinate--CoA ligase [ADP-forming] subunit beta, mitochondrial; this encodes MAASMMGARAAAAAAAKQLLGWGCAERSAAAKVFSGRQGLFPSYVFQVQQRRSLSLHEYLSMELLKEAGISVPYGLVAKTPEEAYNIAKEIGTKDLVVKAQVLAGGRGKGTFEGGLKGGVKIVFSPEEAREISSKMIGKKLYTKQTGEKGRICNQVFICERRYPRREYYFAITMERSFQGPVLIGSSQGGVNIEDVAAENPDAIAKEPVDIVEGIQKEQAIRLAKKMGFPANLVNEAADNMIKIYNLFIKFDATMVEINPMVEDSTGIVMCMDAKINFDSNSAYRQQKIFGLQDWTQEDQRDRDAAKADLNYIGLDGSIGCLVNGAGLAMATMDIIKLHGGTPANFLDVGGGATVQQVTEAFKLITSDKKVQAILVNIFGGIMRCDVISQGIIMAVKDLEIKIPIVVRLQGTRVDDAKALITASGLKILACDDLDEAAKMVVKLSEIVTLAKQAQVDVKFQLPI